The proteins below are encoded in one region of Bacillus vallismortis:
- a CDS encoding MarR family winged helix-turn-helix transcriptional regulator, translating into MTYVNRNLIHQINQSARLIAKKANEQLEPFGLYSSQWSVLYCLRTIGPMTQKEIWSYLNVEAPTVTRTIKRLEENGWVQRQQGEDKREKLVVLTKEAEKKYEDINVKMLKFEEELLADFRDEDKEAFSHLFRKFLQQ; encoded by the coding sequence ATGACCTACGTCAACAGAAACCTCATTCATCAAATCAACCAAAGCGCCCGCCTGATTGCCAAGAAAGCCAATGAACAGCTGGAGCCATTTGGCCTTTATTCCTCTCAATGGTCAGTTTTATATTGTTTGCGCACGATCGGACCAATGACTCAAAAAGAGATTTGGTCCTATTTAAATGTGGAGGCGCCGACTGTGACACGGACGATCAAACGCCTTGAAGAAAACGGCTGGGTACAGAGACAGCAAGGTGAAGACAAACGGGAGAAACTTGTTGTCCTCACAAAAGAAGCTGAGAAAAAATACGAAGACATCAATGTGAAAATGCTGAAATTCGAGGAAGAGCTGCTTGCGGATTTCCGGGATGAAGATAAGGAAGCTTTTTCTCATTTATTTCGCAAGTTTTTACAACAATGA
- a CDS encoding tetratricopeptide repeat protein — protein sequence MISKFIEKRMQTMLDEWHSAMSKRKMNHVRSVKEKIDQHLPKLKKNTKLWMRYQLFQARHQLLFENQNGLDELFEDLYGLEDKMNDELKYYLYFFSGLYEMVKTAPKHAVNHFKKAEQYLSAIQNRFEAAELYYQTAGAYYLMKSPPLSIQYVKKALDIYLQQFGYIKKVITCKLLLAVNYIDQERYEKAEQLFEEIIRKTRQLHDENLLCHAYYNLGFLKATEKKDQEALLYFKKVLKNQEFETNSPVSYLHCVYESVRALFKTGQITEAKAILQKGKELSEKVDIQTIYLKLKTLEALYTSVEDPYDQLLEYVLELEKIEAWVDLEVLVEDITEYYKKKDDFEKAAFFIMRG from the coding sequence ATGATTTCGAAGTTTATTGAAAAAAGGATGCAAACCATGTTAGACGAGTGGCACTCTGCAATGAGCAAACGCAAAATGAATCATGTGCGCTCAGTAAAAGAGAAAATTGACCAGCACCTTCCGAAGCTCAAAAAGAACACAAAACTTTGGATGCGTTATCAATTGTTTCAGGCGCGCCATCAGCTTCTTTTTGAAAACCAGAACGGACTTGACGAATTGTTCGAAGATCTATACGGCCTGGAAGACAAAATGAATGATGAATTGAAATATTATCTGTATTTTTTTTCAGGATTATACGAAATGGTAAAAACAGCTCCGAAACATGCAGTGAATCATTTTAAAAAAGCTGAACAGTACCTGTCAGCCATTCAAAACAGGTTTGAAGCCGCTGAATTATATTATCAAACCGCCGGCGCCTATTACTTGATGAAATCACCGCCGCTTTCCATCCAATACGTCAAAAAAGCATTAGATATCTATTTACAGCAATTCGGCTATATCAAAAAGGTGATCACCTGCAAGCTTTTGCTCGCCGTTAATTATATTGATCAAGAACGCTATGAAAAAGCTGAGCAGCTTTTCGAAGAAATCATTAGGAAAACCCGGCAATTACATGATGAAAACCTGCTGTGCCACGCTTATTATAATCTTGGCTTTTTAAAGGCGACCGAAAAAAAAGACCAGGAAGCGCTTCTTTACTTTAAAAAAGTACTGAAGAATCAGGAGTTTGAAACGAATTCTCCAGTCTCGTATTTGCACTGTGTGTACGAATCTGTCAGAGCGCTCTTTAAAACAGGTCAGATCACAGAAGCGAAAGCCATCCTGCAAAAAGGGAAAGAATTATCTGAAAAGGTAGACATTCAAACCATTTATTTAAAATTAAAAACGCTCGAGGCGCTCTATACATCAGTTGAAGACCCCTATGACCAGCTGCTCGAATATGTGCTTGAGTTAGAAAAAATTGAAGCTTGGGTGGATTTAGAAGTGCTTGTAGAAGATATCACGGAATACTACAAAAAAAAGGACGATTTCGAAAAAGCCGCTTTTTTTATCATGCGCGGCTGA
- the mscL gene encoding large conductance mechanosensitive channel protein MscL — protein sequence MWNEFKAFAMRGNIMDLAIGVVIGGAFGKIVTSLVNDIIMPLVGLLLGGLDFSGLSFSFGDAVVKYGSFIQTIVNFLIISFSIFIVIRILNGLRRKKEAEEEAAEEAPDAQEKLLKEIRDLLKQQTRSPE from the coding sequence ATGTGGAATGAATTTAAGGCTTTTGCCATGCGCGGGAACATCATGGATCTCGCGATTGGTGTTGTAATAGGCGGCGCGTTTGGAAAGATCGTCACATCTCTAGTCAATGATATCATCATGCCATTGGTGGGCTTGCTGCTGGGAGGGCTTGATTTTTCAGGGTTGTCGTTTAGCTTTGGCGATGCTGTAGTGAAGTACGGCAGCTTTATACAGACGATCGTGAATTTCTTAATCATATCGTTCTCTATATTTATTGTGATTCGGATTTTGAATGGGTTAAGACGCAAAAAAGAAGCAGAAGAAGAGGCGGCCGAGGAAGCGCCAGATGCGCAAGAGAAGCTGCTGAAGGAAATCAGAGATCTGCTGAAGCAGCAAACAAGGTCGCCGGAATAA
- the spoIIID gene encoding sporulation transcriptional regulator SpoIIID, translated as MHDYIKERTIKIGKYIVETKKTVRVIAKEFGVSKSTVHKDLTERLPEINPDLANEVKEILDYHKSIRHLRGGEATKLKYKKDDILEGEPVQQP; from the coding sequence GTGCACGATTACATCAAAGAGCGAACAATCAAGATAGGAAAGTACATCGTGGAGACAAAGAAAACCGTTCGTGTCATTGCGAAGGAATTTGGTGTTTCCAAAAGTACAGTACACAAGGATTTGACAGAGCGTCTGCCTGAAATTAATCCTGACTTGGCAAACGAAGTGAAGGAAATACTCGATTATCATAAATCCATCAGGCATTTAAGAGGAGGGGAAGCGACAAAATTGAAATATAAAAAAGATGATATTCTTGAAGGTGAACCTGTTCAGCAACCATAA
- the ssbB gene encoding single-stranded DNA-binding protein SsbB produces the protein MFNQVMLVGRLTKDPELRYTSAGAAVAHVTLAVNRSFKNASGEIEADYVNCTLWRKTAENTALYCQKGSLVGVSGRIQTRSYENADGVNVYVTEVLADTVRFMDSKPREKAAD, from the coding sequence ATGTTCAATCAGGTCATGCTTGTCGGCCGTCTTACAAAAGATCCTGAGCTTCGCTACACTTCTGCCGGAGCGGCAGTTGCACACGTTACGCTCGCGGTAAACCGCAGTTTCAAGAATGCTTCAGGTGAAATCGAAGCCGATTACGTCAACTGCACGCTTTGGAGAAAAACCGCTGAAAACACGGCGCTATATTGCCAAAAAGGTTCTCTCGTTGGCGTTAGCGGACGGATTCAGACAAGGAGCTATGAAAACGCAGACGGCGTTAACGTGTATGTAACGGAAGTGTTGGCTGACACTGTTCGTTTTATGGACTCTAAACCCCGGGAAAAAGCTGCCGATTGA
- a CDS encoding YwpF-like family protein — MKTFKLVDLNVERVDKEEKSIEQFPLIDGLIINKEDGENHWLIEALVAKEHLSFFEQLQNSQTEATVFVTITKQSNRPAQLTAAVKNIVKLEESIQVLIYGQMVTRKQHGTETLLESLVKEGYTGNKLIEAFKQKI; from the coding sequence ATGAAAACCTTTAAACTGGTTGACCTGAATGTGGAACGAGTGGACAAGGAAGAGAAATCAATTGAACAGTTTCCCCTTATTGACGGACTGATTATAAATAAAGAAGACGGTGAAAATCACTGGCTGATTGAGGCGCTTGTAGCGAAAGAACATCTGTCTTTTTTTGAACAGCTTCAAAACAGCCAAACGGAAGCCACAGTATTTGTAACGATCACCAAACAAAGCAATCGCCCCGCCCAGCTGACAGCGGCAGTGAAAAATATCGTCAAGCTGGAAGAAAGCATACAGGTTTTAATCTACGGACAAATGGTCACAAGAAAACAGCATGGCACAGAAACCCTTCTGGAGTCCCTTGTCAAAGAGGGCTATACAGGAAATAAACTGATTGAGGCGTTTAAGCAAAAAATATAG
- a CDS encoding protein usd: MGIFHKLTFKTIQRRSGILYDSLQNTDLISHFSHPF; the protein is encoded by the coding sequence GTGGGCATATTTCACAAACTTACTTTTAAAACCATACAACGAAGAAGCGGCATACTGTACGACTCTTTACAGAATACGGATCTCATTTCACACTTCTCACATCCATTTTAG
- a CDS encoding MFS transporter gives MKKADAIWTKDFIMVLLVNLFVFVFFYTFLTVLPIYTLQELGGTESQGGLLISLFLLSAIITRPFSGAIVERFGKKRMAIVSMALFALSSFLYMPIHNFSLLLGLRFFQGIWFSILTTVTGAIAADIIPAKRRGEGLGYFAMSMNLAMAIGPFLGLNLMRVVSFPVFFTAFALFMVAGLLVSFLIKVPQSKDSGTTVFRFAFSDMFEKGALKIATVGLFISFCYSTVTSYLSVFAKSVDLSDVSGYFFVCFAVTMMIARPFTGKLFDKVGPGIVIYPSILIFSVGLCMLSFTNSGLMLLLSGAVIGLGYGSIVPCMQTLAIQKSPAHRSGFATATFFTFFDSGIAVGSYVFGLFVASAGFSAIYLSAGLFVLIALLLYTWSQKQPAKAEGKVSIAE, from the coding sequence TTGAAAAAAGCGGATGCGATATGGACCAAGGATTTTATTATGGTCCTGCTTGTCAATTTATTTGTGTTTGTGTTCTTTTATACATTTTTAACCGTACTGCCGATTTATACGCTTCAAGAACTTGGCGGCACAGAATCACAGGGCGGGCTTTTAATCAGCCTGTTCCTTCTGTCAGCAATCATTACACGGCCTTTCTCCGGAGCCATTGTTGAGCGCTTCGGGAAGAAAAGAATGGCGATTGTATCAATGGCGTTATTCGCCCTATCGTCTTTTCTGTATATGCCGATTCATAACTTTTCCTTGCTGCTCGGATTGCGATTCTTCCAAGGGATTTGGTTCAGCATTTTAACGACTGTTACAGGCGCGATTGCCGCGGACATCATTCCCGCCAAACGGCGCGGAGAAGGGCTTGGATACTTTGCCATGTCCATGAACCTCGCTATGGCGATCGGGCCTTTCCTTGGCCTGAATTTGATGAGAGTGGTAAGCTTCCCTGTATTCTTTACAGCCTTTGCGCTGTTTATGGTTGCGGGCTTGCTTGTTTCATTTTTGATAAAAGTGCCGCAAAGCAAAGACAGCGGTACGACTGTATTCCGTTTTGCGTTCTCGGATATGTTTGAAAAAGGCGCACTAAAGATTGCGACGGTCGGTTTGTTCATTTCTTTCTGTTATTCAACTGTTACATCATATCTGTCTGTATTCGCCAAATCAGTTGATCTTTCGGATGTCAGCGGATATTTCTTTGTTTGCTTCGCGGTGACAATGATGATCGCACGCCCGTTCACAGGGAAATTGTTCGACAAAGTTGGACCGGGCATTGTCATTTACCCATCAATCTTGATTTTCTCGGTGGGGCTCTGCATGCTGTCCTTCACAAATAGCGGCTTGATGCTTCTGCTTTCAGGAGCCGTTATCGGTCTCGGATACGGATCAATCGTTCCCTGCATGCAAACATTGGCGATCCAGAAATCTCCGGCTCACCGCTCAGGGTTTGCGACGGCAACGTTCTTTACCTTCTTTGACAGCGGAATTGCTGTAGGATCGTATGTGTTCGGATTATTTGTAGCGTCTGCCGGCTTCTCTGCCATTTATTTATCAGCGGGACTGTTTGTTCTGATTGCGCTGCTTCTCTATACGTGGAGCCAGAAACAACCTGCTAAAGCTGAAGGAAAAGTGTCTATTGCAGAATAA
- a CDS encoding flagellar hook-basal body protein, with the protein MLKGLYTATSGMIAQQRRTEMLSNNIANANTSGYKAEQGSMRAFPEMLLNRIESKSPSGTSKTEIGSVNTGVYMQELKPLFTQGSLKSTDQPTDITLVENQVPVHAETNENAALFYPVQTADGIRYSKSSTFSLNGDNQLTINGNPILSTDGQPITVDNENFSVSENGTVTTNGRTAGQIDVRMVEDVRDLKRDGNDLYSTADGNDLPSAAGNNQVSYSLKQGVSELSNVDVTSAYTEMTEAYRSFEANQKVIQAYDKSMDKAANEIGKI; encoded by the coding sequence TTGTTAAAAGGATTATATACAGCAACATCCGGAATGATTGCCCAGCAACGCAGAACGGAAATGCTTTCAAATAACATTGCAAATGCCAATACATCAGGATATAAAGCAGAACAAGGCTCTATGCGCGCCTTTCCTGAGATGCTGCTAAACAGAATAGAATCAAAATCTCCGTCCGGAACATCGAAGACAGAAATCGGTTCTGTGAATACAGGTGTGTATATGCAGGAACTTAAGCCTCTTTTCACACAAGGAAGCTTAAAGTCCACAGATCAGCCTACAGACATCACATTGGTCGAAAATCAAGTCCCGGTTCATGCGGAAACCAATGAAAACGCGGCTCTTTTTTACCCGGTTCAGACAGCGGACGGAATCCGTTATTCTAAAAGCAGCACATTTTCGCTAAATGGGGATAATCAGCTGACGATCAATGGAAATCCGATTTTATCTACGGATGGCCAGCCAATCACAGTTGATAATGAGAATTTCTCTGTGTCTGAAAATGGTACTGTCACAACGAACGGGCGGACAGCAGGCCAAATTGACGTCAGAATGGTGGAGGATGTCCGCGATTTGAAACGAGACGGAAATGATTTATACAGCACGGCGGACGGCAACGATCTGCCAAGCGCAGCCGGAAATAACCAGGTATCCTATTCATTAAAGCAAGGCGTTTCTGAGCTTTCAAACGTGGATGTGACAAGCGCTTATACAGAAATGACTGAAGCGTACAGATCGTTTGAGGCCAATCAGAAGGTGATTCAGGCTTACGATAAAAGTATGGATAAAGCAGCCAATGAAATCGGTAAAATCTAA
- the flhP gene encoding flagellar hook-basal body complex protein FlhP — MLRSMLTASTTLNQLQQQIDTISSNLSNSNTTGYKAKDTNFSELVRQQFAQVDEKNEEVAEARKTPPGLRLGVGAMMHSRLVSDQGSIQKTDRDLDIAFTSPYQYLQVNVNGSRQYTRDGALYVTPSAANANQLQLVTGDGYPVLDENGNTVNIDSTMKNITINENGTLTASDGNAVQRFNLGVVQVNNPQELKSEGNNLFTIDNEAAFEELNGANRQDIGMQQGSLEMSNVDISEQMTDLITSQRSYQLNSRTITMGDQMLGLINSVR, encoded by the coding sequence ATGCTCAGGTCAATGCTAACGGCATCAACAACCTTAAACCAGCTGCAGCAGCAAATTGACACAATCAGCAGCAACCTTTCAAACAGCAACACAACCGGCTATAAGGCAAAAGATACGAATTTTTCCGAGCTAGTCAGACAGCAATTCGCTCAAGTTGATGAAAAAAACGAGGAAGTGGCAGAGGCCCGAAAAACGCCGCCCGGCTTGCGCCTTGGCGTCGGAGCGATGATGCATTCACGCCTTGTGTCTGATCAGGGAAGCATTCAGAAGACGGATCGCGACCTGGATATCGCGTTTACGTCTCCATACCAATATCTTCAGGTGAACGTAAATGGCAGCCGCCAGTACACGAGGGACGGAGCGCTGTATGTAACGCCTTCAGCTGCGAATGCCAACCAGCTTCAGCTCGTTACTGGAGATGGGTATCCGGTGCTTGATGAAAACGGCAATACAGTGAACATCGACAGCACAATGAAGAATATCACCATCAATGAAAACGGCACCTTAACCGCATCAGACGGAAACGCGGTCCAGCGGTTTAATCTCGGAGTTGTCCAAGTGAATAACCCTCAAGAGCTGAAATCGGAAGGGAATAACCTTTTCACGATTGATAATGAGGCAGCTTTTGAAGAGCTGAATGGCGCGAATAGACAAGATATCGGCATGCAGCAAGGCTCGCTTGAGATGTCCAATGTTGATATTTCAGAACAAATGACAGATTTGATCACGTCCCAGCGTTCTTATCAGCTGAACAGCAGAACAATTACAATGGGAGATCAAATGCTCGGTTTAATCAATTCAGTGAGATAA
- a CDS encoding right-handed parallel beta-helix repeat-containing protein: MRKWYFILLAGVLTSVILAFVYDKTKANEEGSGDYLYVSPHGSDQSEGTKEKPFRTLAHASDEASPGTTVMIRGGTYHEPLVVKHSGADGTPITFRNYENEKVVISGETVADAEYETPLIHIHDKHDIAISGLTIQDLSVSSEEATAMGIYLSGSSSHIAIQNNHVRDIKTTADEGNAHGIAVYGTGSMKDIQIEDNIVENLTLGASEAVVLNGNIDGFTVAGNVVRNNNNIGIDLIGYEGTAAKNDYVRNGVVENNTVYQNSTYGNPAYGDDYSAGGIYVDGGHSIEIKKNTVYNNDIGIEATSEHKGKYATAIQITDNKVYNNAYTGISVGGYDKKRGGTSNSLIARNMMYRNDTKGLYGGQLLLQYDTKNNTIEKNILTASDSRLFIGNDFTANEGNTVNHNVYHKETDQDGIWMWKKDEYDSFAVYQKATNNDQQSIYADPMYRDEESYDFTLDPDSPVRPVIE; encoded by the coding sequence ATGAGAAAATGGTATTTTATTCTTTTGGCAGGTGTGTTAACGTCCGTGATCCTCGCTTTTGTTTATGATAAGACAAAAGCGAATGAGGAAGGGTCTGGAGATTACCTATATGTTTCGCCACATGGCAGTGATCAAAGTGAAGGGACAAAAGAAAAGCCGTTTCGCACACTGGCACACGCTTCAGATGAGGCTAGCCCCGGCACAACCGTTATGATTCGGGGAGGAACGTATCATGAACCACTTGTTGTAAAGCACAGCGGTGCGGACGGAACGCCTATCACATTCCGAAACTACGAAAATGAAAAAGTCGTGATTAGCGGAGAAACCGTTGCGGACGCAGAATATGAAACACCGCTCATTCATATTCACGATAAACACGACATTGCCATCAGCGGTTTAACGATTCAAGATCTTTCTGTTTCATCTGAGGAAGCAACTGCTATGGGGATTTATCTATCGGGCTCCAGCAGTCATATTGCGATTCAGAACAATCATGTCCGGGACATTAAGACAACAGCGGATGAAGGAAATGCCCACGGAATCGCAGTCTATGGGACTGGCAGCATGAAAGACATTCAAATCGAGGACAATATTGTAGAGAATCTGACGCTTGGAGCGAGTGAAGCGGTAGTGCTGAACGGAAATATTGACGGCTTCACTGTTGCGGGCAATGTGGTCCGCAACAATAACAACATCGGGATCGACCTTATCGGTTATGAGGGAACCGCGGCCAAAAACGATTACGTGCGAAACGGAGTCGTAGAAAACAATACGGTTTATCAAAATTCAACTTACGGAAATCCTGCTTATGGAGATGATTACTCAGCGGGCGGGATATATGTCGATGGAGGGCATAGTATCGAGATTAAGAAAAACACAGTTTACAATAATGATATTGGGATTGAAGCAACGTCTGAACACAAAGGGAAATACGCAACCGCTATTCAGATAACAGACAACAAAGTGTACAACAATGCGTACACCGGTATTTCAGTCGGGGGGTATGACAAAAAGCGGGGCGGCACCAGCAATTCTCTGATTGCCCGCAACATGATGTACCGGAATGACACAAAGGGGCTGTATGGCGGACAGCTGCTGCTGCAGTACGATACAAAAAACAACACAATCGAAAAGAATATATTGACGGCCAGCGATTCAAGATTATTTATCGGAAACGACTTTACGGCAAATGAAGGCAATACGGTCAATCATAACGTGTACCATAAGGAAACGGATCAAGACGGTATATGGATGTGGAAAAAGGATGAATACGATTCGTTTGCGGTGTATCAAAAAGCGACAAATAACGATCAGCAATCCATTTATGCCGATCCGATGTATCGTGATGAAGAGTCCTATGACTTTACGTTAGATCCTGATTCACCTGTGCGGCCAGTCATTGAATAA
- the pucI gene encoding allantoin permease — protein sequence MTLKTSQHQSNKLSNEDLLPLGQEKRTWKAINFASIWMGCIHNIPTYATVGGLIAIGLSPWQVLAIIITASLILFGALALNGHAGTKYGLPFPVIIRASYGIYGANIPALLRAFTAIMWLGIQTFAGSTALNILLLNIWPGWGGIGGEWNILGIHLSGLLSFIFFWAIHLLVLHHGMESIKRFEVWAGPLVYLVFGGMVWWAVDIAGGLGPIYSQPGKFHTFSETFWPFAAGVTGIIGIWATLILNIPDFTRFAKTQKEQVKGQFYGLPGTFALFAFASITVTSGSQVAFGEPIWDVVDILARFDNPYVIALSVITLCIATISVNVAANIVSPAYDIANALPTYINFKRGSYITALLALFTVPWKLMESATSVYAFLGLIGGMLGPVAGVMMADYFIIRKRELSIDDLYSETGRYVYCKGYNYRAFAATILGALISLIGMYIPALKSLYDISWFVGVLISFLFYIVLMRVHPPASSVIETFEAGQVRRAE from the coding sequence ATGACATTAAAAACGAGCCAGCATCAATCCAACAAACTGAGCAATGAAGATCTGTTGCCTTTGGGACAGGAAAAACGGACGTGGAAAGCAATAAACTTTGCCTCCATTTGGATGGGATGTATTCATAATATACCGACCTATGCGACGGTGGGCGGATTAATTGCGATCGGCCTCTCGCCTTGGCAGGTGCTGGCGATCATTATTACAGCTTCGCTTATCTTGTTTGGCGCTTTGGCTTTAAATGGCCATGCGGGGACAAAATACGGGCTGCCGTTCCCGGTAATCATTCGGGCTTCTTACGGAATATATGGGGCGAATATCCCAGCGCTTCTCAGGGCGTTTACAGCGATTATGTGGCTCGGCATTCAAACCTTTGCCGGAAGCACGGCGCTGAATATTTTGCTTTTGAATATATGGCCGGGCTGGGGAGGAATTGGCGGCGAGTGGAACATTCTCGGCATTCACTTGTCTGGTTTGCTTTCTTTTATATTCTTTTGGGCCATTCATTTGCTTGTATTGCATCACGGCATGGAATCGATTAAGCGTTTTGAAGTATGGGCGGGTCCTTTAGTGTATCTGGTATTTGGCGGCATGGTATGGTGGGCTGTCGATATTGCCGGAGGATTGGGGCCGATTTATTCCCAGCCGGGAAAGTTCCATACGTTTTCAGAAACATTCTGGCCGTTTGCCGCCGGGGTTACCGGCATCATCGGCATCTGGGCGACATTAATCTTAAATATCCCCGATTTTACACGGTTTGCTAAAACGCAAAAAGAGCAAGTCAAAGGGCAATTTTACGGCTTGCCGGGAACCTTTGCACTGTTTGCGTTTGCCAGTATTACAGTGACCTCCGGTTCTCAGGTTGCTTTCGGCGAACCGATTTGGGATGTTGTGGATATTTTGGCGAGGTTTGATAACCCATACGTCATCGCATTGTCCGTGATCACACTCTGCATCGCCACGATCTCTGTAAACGTCGCGGCGAATATCGTATCGCCCGCTTATGATATAGCAAATGCCTTGCCGACATATATTAATTTCAAACGCGGCAGTTACATCACTGCACTGCTCGCTTTATTTACGGTCCCGTGGAAGCTGATGGAAAGTGCGACAAGCGTATACGCGTTTCTCGGCTTAATTGGCGGCATGCTTGGTCCGGTGGCAGGCGTGATGATGGCTGATTACTTTATCATTCGCAAACGGGAGCTCTCGATAGATGACCTGTATTCTGAAACAGGGCGTTATGTGTATTGTAAGGGCTACAATTACCGTGCGTTTGCAGCCACGATATTGGGTGCGCTGATCTCACTGATTGGTATGTATATTCCTGCTTTGAAGAGCTTATACGATATTTCCTGGTTTGTCGGTGTGCTCATTTCATTTCTTTTCTATATTGTTCTGATGCGTGTTCACCCGCCGGCATCATCTGTGATTGAGACGTTTGAAGCTGGGCAGGTTCGCCGGGCTGAATAA
- the fabZ gene encoding 3-hydroxyacyl-ACP dehydratase FabZ yields MLDTQQIKEIIPHRYPFLLVDRITEVEEGKRAKGYKNVTANEEFFNGHFPQYPVMPGVLIVEALAQVGAVAMLIKEENRGRLAFFAGIDNCRFKKQVKPGDQLHLEVDIIRARGTIGRGKGVATVDGEVVCEVELTFALGE; encoded by the coding sequence ATGCTTGATACTCAGCAAATTAAAGAAATTATTCCTCACCGTTATCCGTTTTTGCTTGTAGACCGGATTACGGAAGTTGAAGAAGGCAAACGGGCAAAAGGCTATAAAAATGTAACCGCAAATGAAGAGTTCTTTAACGGACATTTTCCCCAGTATCCGGTCATGCCCGGCGTATTAATCGTAGAAGCGCTTGCCCAAGTCGGAGCTGTTGCGATGCTGATTAAAGAAGAAAACCGCGGCAGGCTGGCATTCTTTGCAGGCATTGATAATTGCCGATTTAAAAAACAAGTTAAGCCTGGTGATCAGCTTCATCTTGAAGTGGACATCATTCGTGCGCGCGGCACAATCGGGCGCGGAAAAGGCGTGGCTACAGTCGATGGCGAAGTCGTTTGCGAAGTTGAATTGACTTTTGCTCTCGGAGAATAA
- the mbl gene encoding cell shape-determining protein Mbl, with the protein MFARDIGIDLGTANVLIHVKGKGIVLNEPSVVALDKNSGKVLAVGEEARRMVGRTPGNIVAIRPLKDGVIADFEVTEAMLKHFINKLNVKGLFSKPRMLICCPTNITSVEQKAIKEAAEKSGGKHVYLEEEPKVAAIGAGMEIFQPSGNMVVDIGGGTTDIAVISMGDIVTSSSIKMAGDKFDMEILNYIKREYKLLIGERTAEDIKVKVATVFPDARHEEISIRGRDMVSGLPRTITVNSKEVEEALRESVAVIVQAAKQVLERTPPELSADIIDRGVIITGGGALLNGLDQLLAEELKVPVLVAENPMDCVAIGTGVMLDNMDKLPKRKLS; encoded by the coding sequence ATGTTTGCAAGGGATATTGGTATTGACCTCGGTACTGCAAATGTACTGATCCATGTTAAAGGTAAAGGAATTGTTCTGAATGAACCTTCCGTAGTTGCACTTGATAAAAATAGCGGCAAAGTGCTGGCGGTTGGCGAAGAGGCAAGACGAATGGTTGGACGTACACCTGGGAATATTGTTGCGATTCGCCCGCTGAAAGACGGAGTTATCGCTGACTTTGAAGTAACAGAAGCAATGCTGAAGCATTTCATTAACAAGCTGAATGTAAAAGGCCTGTTCTCAAAACCGCGCATGCTCATTTGCTGCCCGACGAATATTACATCCGTTGAGCAAAAAGCAATTAAAGAAGCTGCAGAAAAAAGCGGCGGTAAACATGTGTACCTTGAAGAAGAACCTAAAGTTGCCGCTATCGGCGCGGGTATGGAAATATTCCAGCCAAGCGGTAACATGGTTGTAGACATCGGAGGCGGGACGACGGATATCGCGGTGATTTCAATGGGCGATATTGTCACCTCCTCTTCTATTAAAATGGCTGGGGACAAGTTTGACATGGAAATCTTAAATTACATCAAACGCGAGTACAAACTGCTGATCGGCGAACGTACTGCGGAAGATATTAAGGTTAAAGTCGCAACGGTTTTCCCAGACGCACGTCACGAGGAAATTTCCATTCGCGGACGGGACATGGTTTCCGGTCTTCCAAGAACCATTACAGTAAACAGTAAAGAAGTTGAAGAAGCCCTTCGTGAATCTGTCGCTGTTATTGTGCAGGCTGCGAAACAAGTGCTTGAAAGAACACCGCCTGAACTTTCCGCTGATATTATTGACCGCGGCGTTATCATTACCGGCGGAGGCGCGCTCTTAAACGGCCTTGACCAGCTGCTGGCTGAAGAGCTGAAAGTGCCGGTTCTCGTTGCTGAAAATCCTATGGATTGCGTAGCCATCGGCACAGGTGTCATGCTTGATAATATGGACAAGCTTCCTAAACGCAAACTAAGCTGA